The genomic interval GATCAGAGCTGACTGACACAGGTGGAGTCGACCCTAAGCCAAGTTTTCTGGCGTTTGCTGGATGTGTCCCCTGCTCTCCTCCCAGGAGGAGTTATCCCACATTGGGTAGCTAGTACCCAGGACTGGTTGGACTGATTCAGGTTAGGGATCCTAGAAGATTAAGGGAGCAGCAGAGATGGGGTTGTATCCTGTCTGGAACCCCAACTTCCCCTTGGGGTGGTTCTCCTAGTGGCCGACGCCTGGTTACAAATTGGTTTTTAACCCAAgaattgtgattattttttaaaaagccaaattttGGCAGGAGTTAGAATAAATCCTGGGGCCTGGGCTCCTCTGTTCTTGACCCTCCAGTCTTCTCCCTCTAAGGGGAAgccaagagggaaaggaggatcTCAGCCAGCCTCCAGCCTGCTTCCAAATTATGTTTTGGAAGTAGGTTGAAGGTGAAGGGAGGAAGGCCAGGGGCCATTCTCCCTTCTGAGGCAGCTGCAGTTCAGGCCCTAATATACCCTTTCCCCCCTGGCcgctcccttccccccttctggtggaggagggagaagtgggaagtagTTTGGGAACTGGTTTGTCCACATCCACTTCCCCATTGTCCCTCGGCCCACCCTCAGGGCAGAGCCCCCTGCCCAGGCTGGGTAAGAGGTGGGCTTGGTCCAGCAGGGACCCTGAGGGAACAAATCCCTTTCCTTCCCTGGAGAGTATGCCCCCCTACCATGTAGCTGAAAAGGGGCTAGGAGCTCCCCACTACCCTCCCTCTAACAGCAGGCTGTGTGGGTTTCAATTCCCATCCTTCCCACCCTGGCTAGGTGTCGTCCACCCTGTATCCTATcatgtgtctgagtgtgtgtggggggggttctgTACTAATTTCCATGGCCGGTGGCTTTTCCTTCCATGCATCACTCCCCCCCGCATGCCCAGGGGCCACCCGCCTGGCATTACCGCATGCTGGGgtcattgggggaggggggtggggctcACGCTGTCCTGTGgtcttgagatttttatttttgcatatgtaaTCCATCCTGTACAGGTAGCTAACTTTGTAAACGCTGTGTATTTCCCTACCCCCATGGCTGCTGGTGTAAATAAATTGCATCTCCCATTGGTAGCCTGGCCTACCCACCCTCATTACCATGTTGCTGGGGGCAGAGCAAAGCCATTCTCTCAATGTCACAGAAGGAGGCTCCACAGCCACAAAACGGAACTTTATTCAGTCAGACACTGACCCTCCATCCAAAAGCCCAAGGCAAGGGCCTGGGGCACAGTGTCCATACCCAAAGCTCCTTGGAGTTGGGCAGGGTGGGTCATTGGCTGAGGGTCAGAGCTGTTTCTTGCTTACAGCCTTAGGCCTAGGGTAGCAGCAGCTGTGGACTGGCTTCTCCCAATGCTGGAGGCTCGGCTTTGTGCCCATGCCTTTCCTGACAGAGCTCTATaaagtattgtttttaaaaaaatataagcaaagtGCTTTGAAAAAAGGGAGAACACCCTATTCCTGCTACAGAGGTAGAGGAATAAGGAAAGGAACTAGGTGCCTACAGGGCAAACTGACAGTCTTCactcctgcctgtgtgcttcgAGTCTCAAGATGGATATTCCACTAAGGAACTGAAAGATATTCCAGGTTCCCTACAGAAGTATGTTGGGAACCATGCTGAGCTGCCCTGGCAgacggccctgggtgctgaggacaagCATGCAGGACAATGGGAAGAGTTAGGGTCACAGCTAGAAGGGAATCCTCAGAGCCCAGACTCCCCACTGAGCTGGGCCACCAGCATGTCTCTGAACTGCAGGGCTCTAAAATAGTGAAGGAAGATGACATCATTTCCACCTGAGTTGTGCTTGCAGAGGGGACGTCTGTACCCTCATGGATGTGAAGGGGAGGCCCCATACCTGCTTCCTATGTTCTATGGAAGAGGACCCACCATATCCTTTCCAACCCTCCCTCCTGGGCCCTTAGGCCCAGCTCTGGCCAGGAAAGGGAAGGCCATAAATGAGGAAGACcatgcttttcattttcttcctatgTCCTTATCGTCCATACATGCCAAATACTAGGAAGCTGAAGAAGACGGTGACTCCCACCAAGGAGACAGTGGCAGGTGCTGTGAAGAACTGACGGTAATTGATACGGAAGTACCATACCACACCCAACAGTACCACAAACACAGGCACCATGAGGCTGCCCACACTGACACCCAGGCTAGGGGGCTCAGTGGCTGAGGAAGGGGTCAGGGAAGCTGAGGGGCCTGGAACAGCTGACCCTGGGGGTGAGCGGTGGCAGTGAATCACACAGTTGTTGGTAATGTTCAGGGAACGCAGTGTGCGGGCTGGGTCCTGCAGCAGGCGACCCTGGTAGATCAGTTTCATCTGGTTCTCTTGTCCAGGGAAGTATTTACTGTAAGGATGCAAGAGAAGGAAAGACTGGGCAAGGAATTTAGATACATAGGCCTGAACCAACAAAGTAGGGCAATGAGGGGAAAAACGGAAGCATGAGTTTCAAAGAAATCTCACCCATTACTAATAGGGGCTGGACCTGACACTTCTCTGTTGTTCCCATGTCGATACCAGCCTCCTCTGAGGCAACCAAAAGGCTAGGGACATAGGGTATGAACAGCCTCCCACTTTCCAGCTCACTCACCTTTTTAGAGTACCCACAGTATCTTCTGGTCTGGCCACAGCCAACTCCTCGGTGTCATTGAGGAATTTGAGCCGAACATTGATGAAACTggggctgggaggcaggcaggTGCTATCCTCAGATCTCAGAGGGGCTTCTGGACTGATGCTCTCTGGGCCCATTTGTCTTTTGGGCAGGCCTTGGATGTCAAGCAGATGCTCAAGGCTAGGCTCAACATCACCCCCAGCTCCAGGCTCCCCCGAGGATtctcccccaccttctccagCCTCTTCAGCCTTCTCATCATTACCCTCTGATGGATGCGGGAGTTCAGTTGGCTCTGGGGTGCCTTGGCCCGTCACCAGATGGTCCACATGCCCCACATGGAGGATGGATGTGTCGCCAGCTGACACAATAGTGCCCAAGAGCTGGTTGCTACTGTTGTCTGCTACGTAGGTAGAGAGCCAAGCTAGGACCAAGGCTAGAATCAGCACCACCACACCTGCTACCACAGTCACCTCATTACCCACACCCTCAATAAGGGTGACATCAGAGAGTTCCATGGCCTGGCTGCTGACCGCGTCCACACTGCAGGAACAAAGGGGGATAACATCAGCAGGGCCTGTGGGGTTGCAACCAGTTTCTAGTTTGTTTAGGTTCTGACCCAGCTCTGAAAGAAAAACAGTTCACTATCCCGTAGAAGGGGAAACAAACCTTCCTGAACCCCCAACCTAAAGCTAAGGACTTACCCTTGATCTCTATTGTGGAACTATTTCAGGTTCtacaccctttctctctcacattcCAACTCCCCTGAGTTTTTCTAATGGATCATTAGAAAAACCTTACAGCTTTGTTGCTGTTGCAACTGCTTGTTGCTTTTTTGTTAGGTGAGGGAAAACATTTGCTTCTTTGAGCCCTGAGTTTCTCTAATACTTCTATCACGTGGTCAAGCAACTATGCCTCTTTGAGGAGCCTCCAGGTGGCCTCCAAGAGACCAAAAAgcctctaatattttattttggaaccCCTTTGGAGGCTAAGTGTAACCACTCTTGCCAGACCATCTAATTTAAAACCCTATCTCACTTACAGTCACATATCTGGGTCTAGATGTCAAAAgccaaataaaattaattacaaaCAAATACAGAGTTAGATCCTCCCAAAGGGACAAAAGAGTCAGAAAACCCCAAAGGCCCTGTAGAGGTCATCAGCAGACACTGTGCTGCAGGCATAGTGTCTGCCTCCTCCAAAACTCTTCTGGCAAGCTCTGGGGAGCAAAGTGGGACAGACACCAGACACACACCTTCCTTGGTCACACTACAGGTTCACAACTAAAAAAACCACTACCTGAGTGGAACAGATTTGGAAATCTCCCCAAATAGCTGTCACAATCCATATCTCAATCTCTCCTTTTGTACTGTGTAGGATCTGTTGGCAGTTTTTTAGAAGGGCAAGGATCTCGGCTTGCTCCTTGCTGTACCTACTCCTACTCATTCCCTTGAAGAATCTGCTGCCTTCACCGCTGTCCCTGGGCAAATCCAGTCTAATGATTATCATCATTACCCGACTATTCTCACAGCAACCATAAAACTTCCTTATATTCATCTACCAGTCCATTTCTCTTTATCAGACTCCTGGAAGGCAGGGATCACATGTATTTTTCTATGTCTGTAGTGCCCAGCCATACAACATAGTAgttactcaaaaaatatttgtggaaaaTATCAACATCCGACTAGTTTCCACATCCTTATTTAGTAAATGGACCCTGAGTCAGGAAAAAAACACATAACTAATTCATAATACTGGTCTTGCCTCTTACTGACTGGCTCTGTAACCTCGGACAACcttttcatcagtaaaatggggttaaaaatagtacctacctcataaggTTGTTTTGAAGATGACGGGAAATCATCGAAGCAAAATActtagcagagtgcctggcacattgcaATGTTCACTAAATAAGTGTTATCAATTATTGATCACACCCACAATTAACCCCTAATGGTAAGAAGGTTAACGTTATTAACCCCgatttacagaaaaggaaactgcgGCGAACAGAGACGAAAAAGACAGGCACAGACCCAGGGAACTTTCGTGGGGAAAGGGCCGGGCAGAACCCCAGGTCTCCCGCCTCGAAGGCCTTTGCTCCCTCCTCAGCCTGTGAGCGACCCTGACCGCGCGGTGAGGGGGCGTCCCCTGCCTTCTCTGGGACGAAGACTCCGCGTCTGGGCGGTCCTATTCTCGCGGCACTGGAGAGGGGTCCGTTGGCCCACACGAGCGGAAAGGTTGCCTGGTCCCAGCCGCCGTACCCAAGCCCACTTCTCCCAGCCAGTGAGGGGTAGAATCCCGTGAGGGGATCACAAACCATCCACACCCCTCAAACtttggggcggggctgggggctgagggcGGAGCTTGAGGACGCGGGGAGTCATGGGAAATTAACTGGGGATTGGACCGGTACTATGCTTGGATAGGGAAAAAGTTCCTCACCTGAAATGCCAGACCAAGTGTTTTGACTTCGCCAGGATGGCCCATGGACTCACCTTTCCATAGGGGGCCACGGAAGGGGCTGGCTACCCCCGATTCTATCCAGGGTCCAGTCTCTTCCGGCTTTCCCCGGAAGCTGTTAGAACCAGAGACAGGAAGTCCCT from Saccopteryx leptura isolate mSacLep1 chromosome 2, mSacLep1_pri_phased_curated, whole genome shotgun sequence carries:
- the TMUB2 gene encoding transmembrane and ubiquitin-like domain-containing protein 2 isoform X4, which translates into the protein MISRHLQNNLMSVDAVSSQAMELSDVTLIEGVGNEVTVVAGVVVLILALVLAWLSTYVADNSSNQLLGTIVSAGDTSILHVGHVDHLVTGQGTPEPTELPHPSEGLPKRQMGPESISPEAPLRSEDSTCLPPSPSFINVRLKFLNDTEELAVARPEDTVGTLKSKYFPGQENQMKLIYQGRLLQDPARTLRSLNITNNCVIHCHRSPPGSAVPGPSASLTPSSATEPPSLGVSVGSLMVPVFVVLLGVVWYFRINYRQFFTAPATVSLVGVTVFFSFLVFGMYGR
- the TMUB2 gene encoding transmembrane and ubiquitin-like domain-containing protein 2 isoform X3, whose translation is MISRHLQNNLMSVDAVSSQAMELSDVTLIEGVGNEVTVVAGVVVLILALVLAWLSTYVADNSSNQLLGTIVSAGDTSILHVGHVDHLVTGQGTPEPTELPHPSEGNDEKAEEAGEGLPKRQMGPESISPEAPLRSEDSTCLPPSPSFINVRLKFLNDTEELAVARPEDTVGTLKSKYFPGQENQMKLIYQGRLLQDPARTLRSLNITNNCVIHCHRSPPGSAVPGPSASLTPSSATEPPSLGVSVGSLMVPVFVVLLGVVWYFRINYRQFFTAPATVSLVGVTVFFSFLVFGMYGR
- the TMUB2 gene encoding transmembrane and ubiquitin-like domain-containing protein 2 isoform X1; this encodes MISRHLQNNLMSVDAVSSQAMELSDVTLIEGVGNEVTVVAGVVVLILALVLAWLSTYVADNSSNQLLGTIVSAGDTSILHVGHVDHLVTGQGTPEPTELPHPSEGNDEKAEEAGEGGGESSGEPGAGGDVEPSLEHLLDIQGLPKRQMGPESISPEAPLRSEDSTCLPPSPSFINVRLKFLNDTEELAVARPEDTVGTLKSKYFPGQENQMKLIYQGRLLQDPARTLRSLNITNNCVIHCHRSPPGSAVPGPSASLTPSSATEPPSLGVSVGSLMVPVFVVLLGVVWYFRINYRQFFTAPATVSLVGVTVFFSFLVFGMYGR
- the TMUB2 gene encoding transmembrane and ubiquitin-like domain-containing protein 2 isoform X2, with translation MELSDVTLIEGVGNEVTVVAGVVVLILALVLAWLSTYVADNSSNQLLGTIVSAGDTSILHVGHVDHLVTGQGTPEPTELPHPSEGNDEKAEEAGEGGGESSGEPGAGGDVEPSLEHLLDIQGLPKRQMGPESISPEAPLRSEDSTCLPPSPSFINVRLKFLNDTEELAVARPEDTVGTLKSKYFPGQENQMKLIYQGRLLQDPARTLRSLNITNNCVIHCHRSPPGSAVPGPSASLTPSSATEPPSLGVSVGSLMVPVFVVLLGVVWYFRINYRQFFTAPATVSLVGVTVFFSFLVFGMYGR